The genomic interval AAAAACTCTCGCAGTGCCAAATCAGAATCTTATGGGTAGAAGAAAAAAATACAACCGTGCTGAATTGCTGGATGAAGCCATGAAGATTTTCCGGATTCACGGTTATGCCGGCACGTCTACGCAGATGCTTGTAGAAAAACTTGGAGTGAATAAATTCAGTATTTACTCTGAATTTGCCAACAAGCAGAAACTCTTTGAAGCTGCATTGGAGCTGTATTTTGAAAAAATCATAGATATCAGGTTTTCACCCCTTGAATCTGATGATGCAGGGGTAGAAGAAATACAAACTCTGCTGCAGTTTTACTCAGCTGCTTTAAGTGGACCGGTGGCAGGGATCGGTTGTCTGTTGTGCAATACTGCCATTGAGTTTGGTCCAGAGGATCCGGGAGATGCTGGTTATATCGAGAAATATTTCAAGCGCATATCCAATGCTTTTCGTAGTGCCCTACAGAATGCATCCAGACAGGGTGATATTCCGGAATCTGTTTCGATAGAACAGGAAGCTGATTTTTTTACATCGGTTGTACTCGGATTTTTTGTAATGATCCGGGCGAATGCTTCACAGGAGATGTTACAGCGTGCAGCTGCTGCAGCCGTCCAACATCTGGAAAATCTACGTAACTAAATCTGCCAACAGAGAAAATTGATCAGCCCCATACCATTCATTGATAATTATAGGCGACTTTTTGGCTTTATTCCTACTATTTCATTATAAGGGACTTTATTTGAAGATATGCCAAAGGATTGGGGACTGGCTTCTTATATCTAAACTGGCTGAAGATTCCTAGAAAATAAAAATAAATCCCCCCCAGAGCTTTCAATTAACGTTCAAGCATAGCCGACGTTATGTAAAAATAACAAAATATGCCGTAGCATTTTTGGTATTTTTACATAATGTCCAAAAGCACAAAAACCGCACGCAAGCTCTAATGACTGAAGCTATTGGCACATAAAATTGCAACCGCAATTTTTGTGACAATGGCAAAGGCATGAGCTTGCTAAAAGCGGTTGACTGCTTTTGGCAAGGAAGCAAGCAAACTTCTTAACCTTGCTTGCTGACGCAGCGGCTATGCTTTGTTAGACGGCGTTGCCAGCTTTGTTTTACTGCGATTATTTCGTTATAGACCTTATGTATGGCACTACTGTACAAACTCTGAATGAAAAATTTTAACTTTTGGGAACATCTAAAAACTAGGATTTTAAAAGTTAATTTTTCTATAAAGCCTATTTGAAAGCATTCTATTAATAGTTGATTCTAAAAAATAGAGGTTTTTAGACGTTCCCTTAAGTAATAGTTGAAAAATTATTTTCATTGCTATCTTTTATGCATTAATTGCAAAAACTAAAAAATGACTGAAATGCTTGTTCATTGTCAATCATAATCCGTATGTTAAAAGAACCTTGGTACAACAGCAATTCCCGCTTTGCTTGTAACAGGCAGATAAGGCTAAGATTTTTGGGTTTACAGGGAAAGCTTTCGTAAACTTTTTCATCAAAAATCGCTTGTACCTGTGCAGGGATATAGTCTTTTTGACTATATGCCAGCCAAAAACGAGTTACACGCACGGGTAGATTTATCAGCAGATGGACTTTATCAAGCAATTCGGGAGGAATTTTCTAAAATTCCAGACCACAGGGTCAATCCTTCGATTTCTCTAACAGATGCTTTAATGTCAGCCTTTGCTATCTTTTCTCAAAAGAACGCATCACTTCTTGAGTTTGAAAGAGAAAAAGTGAAGAATAAAAATCTTCAAAGTATATACAAGATTCAAGAGATACCCTCTGACACTCAAATGAGAGAAATTGTTGATGAAGTTTCAACAGGAGCTTTCAGGAAAATATATAAAAACCTTTTTTCAAAACTTCAGCGTGGCAAGGTTCTCGAATCTTATCGTGTCCTTGATGATTATTATATTCTTTCCGGGGACGGAACCGGATTCTTCTCTTCAGGAAAAATTCATTGTAAATCCTGTCTTGTAAAGAATAAGAAAAGTGAAACTCTCTACCAGCATATGATGTATGGTGCCTGTATTGTGCATCCGGATAAGAAAGAAGTTATCCCTCTTATGTTTGAACCTATTACAAACGAAGATGGGAAAACAAAAAATGACTGTGAGTTAAACGCCTCTAAACGATTTATTGAAGATTTTAGAAGAGAGCATCCTCATTTAAAAACAATATTTGTAGAGGATTCTCTGTTTTCAAATGCTCCCCACATTGAATTATTGAAAGAAAAGAATCTATCCTTTATCATAGGTGTAAAAGAAAAAAATCACAAACACCTTTACAATCAATTTGATAAGCTGTATATTTCGGTGAAATCTGCCAGTCATTCCGGTTGAAACTTTACCACTCAAATGTTTTCAAAATCATCCTAATGACAGATGAAAGCCTAACATAGATTAAGTCAAACCTTTTGTAATTAATTTTCTCATGGAATCTCCTTTCAACGTGAATGTGTAAGAAGAGTGTAATATTCTGTCACAAACTGCATCAGCAATTGTCTGGTTATTTACCACATCATGCCAGGATGAAATAGGGTATTGAGAAGTAATAATTGTTGACTTTTGTCCATGTCTATCTTCAATTATTTCCATAAGAAACAATGCTGTTTTCTTATCAAACGGTTCCAGTCCAAAATCATCAAGGATAAGTAGATCCGTTTTTTTTATCTTATCAATTTCTCTATTGTAACTTCCATCGACTTTTTTCATTCTTAAAGAATTGAATAATTTACTGCTATTGTAATATAGCACAGAGTATCCTTCCAGGCAGGCATTATTTCCAAAAGCACATGCTAAATAACTTTTCCCAGTTCCGGTCGGGCCGGATATAATAAGGTTATATTTCCTTTTGATCCATTCAAAGGAGCTTAATTTTAGAACCATATTTTTATCCAGATTTCTACCGCTATCATAGCTGATGCTTTCCAGATTAGCTTTGTATCGAAATTTAGCTGTAGCTAATAATCTTGTCAGCTTCCGATTATATCTTTCCTCCCATTCGGCATCTACGAGAGAAGCAACAAACTCATCCGGACTCAGTTTATTAAAGCCCATATCCAATGCAGATTTAAAGATTCTCTGCATTCCATAAAGTTTCATTATTTTTATTTTTTCAAGTGTATCTTCATTAGTCATATCAGTATTCTTCCTTATTGTAATATACTTTTCCTCTCAGGTTTTCATGTTTGATGTCATTGGAAGATAAGTTTTCTTGCTCGTATGCATCCATTCCATTTAGCAAAATATTTTTTATAAATCTGTAGCCTATTTGCTTGTATTCTAATGCGATTTCACAGGCTCTATTAACTCGCTTTCCCCCATATTTCTTTCCAAGGTTAATAATCCCTATGCATACTTTATATCCCTGTTCGGGATATTTGTAAGTATTTAGAATATTTGAGGATAGCTCCCTTACACTTACTCCCAGAAGAGATGCTCTGCTTAATATCATTTCAGAATTCCATTCCGCATAAGACTTGTGAGAGGGAGGCATATGGTCTATATTTGTGCTATATTTACCCTGTGCTCTATCACGTTTATGCAAAGCCACTCTCTCATTATTGTAGAATACCTCAACTATATCCTGAGTATAGATTATCGTGGTTTTACGACCTTTTAGGCGATAAGGCACGCTGTAATAGTTTTTATCTTCAGGAAGGTAGACATGATAATTTACAGCTACTGTAGACATTGCAAATTTCTTGAACATGTATTTTTCTGCAGGTAGAGGCTTTAGTAACTGTTTTTCGTTTCTTTCAAAATCTTCTCTTCTTGAATGATTTAATCTCTGCATTTTTAGATTATTATGTTTATCTAATAGTTTCTGTATTGCCTCATTCAATTCTGAGAGGCTCAGGAATGTTTGATCTCTAAGAGGAGCAAATATTCTAGTATATACTATGTTCACCGCATTTTCTACGAGTGCTTTATCTTTGGGCTTATAGGGCCTTGCCGGGAAAATAACCGTATCATAATGTCTGGCAAAATCCAAAAGCTCAGGATTGATTTCAGGTTCATACCTATCACTTTTTGTTACCGCAGCTTTTAAGCAATCCGGAACAATCGCATTCACAACCCCTCCAAGATATTGTAAACTATTCTCACAGGCACGAATAAAATCTTCTTTCTTCTGAGAATATACCGCTTCTACATAAGTTAATTGACTCGCACCTAATACAGAAACAAATACTTCAACTTCTCTTTCTTCATTTGTTTTGGGATCTTTTATTTTTAGCTTTTTTCCGGTAAAGTCCACAAACAGTTTATCACCATATTTATGCTCTATATGCATACTGACTTCTTTGCTGTTTTTCCATGTCTGATAGTGATAACAAAACTGGGTATAGCTATAGGGTTCTGAAACTTCTTTTGTATATTCTTCCCACAATATTTGCAGGGTAACTCCAACTCTTTTCAACTGAACAGCATAGTCAGGAAACCTAATGGATAGCTGCTGATACCTTTCTTTTCGGGAAAGATTTCTGGAATCTAATATATCCAGAACCTCACTTTCCTTCATAAGAGAGAGGTCTTTATATGTCATATTTGACTTGCGGAATATTTGGAGATACTCTGATACTACTGGACGAGAAATACTTAAGTTTCGACTAATACTCCGTTTACTCAAACCCAGTTCGTAGAGTCTTACTATTTCAACAATTTTATTCATTTTTATCCTCTGATTCATCAGTCTTTCCCCTCTTAGTTGAAAGACTTTTTCGTTGCGATGATTGAGGAAACTTTTAACCTTTGTCCCGAATTACTTATTTTCCGTGTGGTAAAGTTTCAACCGGAAGCCTGGTAAAGCTAAAAACGGAATGCAATTCTATTTCATTAAGTCAGGTGGCAACTTTCACCGGAATGACTGGCAGGGTTGAACCGGAATACACAATAAGCTACAGGAATTGAAAAAGACAGAGCAACTCTGTATAGAGAAAGATGGAGTTTCTCATTACTTTTCTTTTACAAACCAAATCTTTTTAAATGAGACTTCAGAACTCAAAGTCAATATCCTTGAGTATAAGCAGGTGGATAAAAAAGAGCATATGATTGTTTTTTGCTGGGTTACAGATATTGAAATTACAAAAGAAAATGCTTATGAATTGATGCGAATCGCGAGATCACGATGGAAGATAGAAAATGAAACCTTTAATACTCTAAAAAATCAGGGTTATCACTTTGAACATAATTATGGACATGGCAGTAAGAATTTGTCTAATAACTTTGCAACTCTTATGGTACTTGCTTTTCTTGTAGATCAAATCCAACAATCGAGCTGTGCATTATTCCGAAAAGCACTTGGGACTTTTCATGCAAAAAGATTATTCTGGCAAAAGATAAGAAACTTGTTTGAAATATTTGAATTTTCATCTATGGAGCAACTATTCCAGGCTATTGCTTATGGATTTAAAGCAAATATTTCTATAGGAGAAAATTCATCATAGCGAGATTTTTAAAAACAGTGAAAAATTTTCTGAAGGAGCTATTCATTCATTTTTCCTTGTACTAATTTTACTATGATTTTAGCTCAATTTTTACTATACATAAGTATTTTGGGTTCTTTTCCTCGAAGGAAATCCGGAAGTTATGGATTAAAAAACAGGCTTAAAGAAGCCTTGTACTCTAAAGCGGGAATTGCTGTACTTCATCTCGTTTCCACCTGAATGTAGAGACTAAGAGAGTGAATATAACAAAAAAAATGATCGAAATGTTTTTTTTCATAAGAACTTTTACTATTTGAAAGTAAATGTTTTTTTCCCAAAATATCCCATAGATTGCAAAAACATAGAATAATTATTCTGGATCTTTAACAGTTTTTTATGAGCAGGTATTGCAAATAAAAGAATATTATCTTTTAGCTGTATCTCTGAATTTGTCATAGGAGATGCATCATTTTTTAAATACGCAATGGAGTGAGGTGCCAACATTATAGGATGATTTGAGTTAGAACTGTAAAGTATCATATTTTCATTGACAGCTAATATGGTATATAGATTCTTATCTGTTCCACTTATGCTAATTTTCATAGTATCTAAACTATTGCTAATAGAAGATTGAATATCAATAACCTGCCCTTCTGCAAGTAGATGAGCATTTAAGGCTTTCAATTTCTTTATGATAACTTTACGTTTTTCTTTTTTTACCTTTCTAATCTCTTTACCGTATTTTGCTGAGCGTGTGTAGGAACCTGCAATCAGTTGATTTTTTATTTTTTTATAGGGAGATAGATATAAAGAAATACTGCTACTCGAAGCAAAGTTTTTGTCAGATGAAATGAGACCTAATAAGGATTCAGCTCTTTCAACTGAACAATTTTTTAGAATGATTAACTCTGATTTTTCGTTGGAAGCGCAAATATCTGTAGAATCGGAACGGGCAAGGCTTAATAAATTAAGTGCAGGAACTGCACGAGCAGCAGAATCAACGTCCAATAAGGGAATTCCTGTGTAGGAAGAAACAAGAACGGGAGCTATCGAATTCTCCGGGCCGGTTTCTATAGGGAAGATAGCTGAAATTTTTTTTCCGTATTTACTTTCTGCAATTTCTTTCATAGCAGAAAAAGCAGATAATAGTGCTGCTTTTTGTCCGGATTCAAAAGAACTGATAGAACCAAAGTCTGCAAGAGAGCAGATAAGCATAGAATCGTCCATTTCCTTTTTGTGGATGAGAGTAAACGATTTTCCCCGGCATTCTTTCAATAGAGCTTTTCCTGCTTGAATACTTCCCCCACCTCCACTTCCTAAAAAAGCAGCCCCGGTTATTACATTTTTCATGAAACTTTTTTTTACTTGCATATTTAGAAATAAATATATACTTTTAATTTATCTTGTAAAGTTATTTTTTGGTTTTATGAAAGTTATCGCAAATTATAAAGATTTAGAACCATTCTTGAAAACTGGTGACATTATTTTAATGCATGGACTTTTTCCTATGAGTCAAGTGATTGAAGCCTTAGAATGGAGTTATTGGACACATTCCGGTATGGTGGTTCTGGCAGCTGATCTTGGTTTGGAAAATTGTCCTCCTGTTTTGTATTGGGAATCAAATTCTCTCAAAAATATCAAAGACATAAATACGAATACCTTTAAATCAGGACCGATGCTGGTTGGACTTGAAGAAAGACTGAAGGGTAATAAAGGTTATTATGACAGTGCTTTTGTTTTAAGGCAACTTCAGGTGGAAAGAACCGATACAATGTTTGAAAATTTAAAAGATCTTATGCCGGAAGTAAGTTCGGCTATTTTTCCAAATGATTTTGATATGTTCTATAGAGGGATGCTCGGACGTTGCTTTAACCAGTCTGTTTCAATGGATAAAATTTATTGTAGTGAATTGGTAGCAATGAGTTATATTCGTATGGGATTATTACCTAAATATCGAGTTCCTAATGCCTATGAACCCGGAGACTTTTCCATCCGAAGACGTATTCCTTTATTACAAAGAGCTTTTCTTTATAATCAAATATACATCGATATTTAAGAATTACGAATATGCAAAATAATCAACTCAACTATTTTATAACCATCTTTATTGTCGTTGGTGTATTCGCCTATATTTCTTTATTTGGTGCATTCAGTAAACCTGTTTCCTTGAAAGCATCTCAGGGGAAATTAGATCTATCCGGAATCGACTTGAGTAAAACAAGTCCGATTCGTCTGGATGGAGAATGGGAGTTTTATCCTATGAAATTGTATTCATCTTCAGATTTTAAAAATAATGCAATTCAAGGGACTTTTATCCAGGTTCCAAAAGCCTGGAATTATTCCGATGAATGGAAGCATGTTATTCCTACTCGTTCTTATGCAACTTATAGACTTGTTATCAAATTAGAAAATACAAATCAAATTTATTCTATAAAAATTCCTGGTATTCAAACTGCTTATACACTTTATGCAAATGGAAAAGTTCTTACGAGAGTTGGAAAAGTAGCTACAAACCCGAAAGAAGCACAACCTTCTTCCAAGAATATGCTAATAAACTTTATAACGGATCAAAAGGAATTGGAATTAATTTTCCACGTATCCAATTATCATTTTAGTAGTGCCGGGATTTGGACTTCCCTATTTTTAAGTACTGATCAAAATCTAATTTCCTTACAAAACCAGAATAGTTACTTTGAATTGTTTTTATTTGGAAGTTTAATCATTATGGGAGGTTATCATCTGTTTTTATATTTAATGCGTTCAAAAAATAAAGCAGCAATCTATTTTGCTTTTTTATGTATTTTCATTGCTACACGGGTTTTATTGGCCGGAGAAACAATTATCTTTAGCTTACTACCTTTTTTAACCTGGTTTGCTGCCATTAAGTTATTGTTTTTTCTATTTCCGGTATCCTTAGTTTTATTTGCTTTTTTTAATCGAGAGCTCTTTCCGGATGAATTTAATAACAAGTTGTTTTACTTCAATGTTTTTTCGGCTTTACCTTATTTGGTGGTCGTGCTGGCCTTTGATTCGTATACAATATCTAAGAGTTTCATCTATTTAGTAATCGTCATCTTACTACAAATGCTCATATATCTATACGTTATTGTTAAGGCTTCCTTTTTAAAACGAGAAGGAGCCAGTGTTTTTTTAATTGGCTATATTGCGATTCTCACCTCGATTATTAATGACATTCTTCATGATAACGGGGTTATACATACGCAATACCTTGTTCCCTTTGGCTTTTTTACACTTATTTTTTGTCAGGCTATTATGCTGGCTTT from Leptospiraceae bacterium carries:
- a CDS encoding adenylate/guanylate cyclase domain-containing protein: MQNNQLNYFITIFIVVGVFAYISLFGAFSKPVSLKASQGKLDLSGIDLSKTSPIRLDGEWEFYPMKLYSSSDFKNNAIQGTFIQVPKAWNYSDEWKHVIPTRSYATYRLVIKLENTNQIYSIKIPGIQTAYTLYANGKVLTRVGKVATNPKEAQPSSKNMLINFITDQKELELIFHVSNYHFSSAGIWTSLFLSTDQNLISLQNQNSYFELFLFGSLIIMGGYHLFLYLMRSKNKAAIYFAFLCIFIATRVLLAGETIIFSLLPFLTWFAAIKLLFFLFPVSLVLFAFFNRELFPDEFNNKLFYFNVFSALPYLVVVLAFDSYTISKSFIYLVIVILLQMLIYLYVIVKASFLKREGASVFLIGYIAILTSIINDILHDNGVIHTQYLVPFGFFTLIFCQAIMLAFKFTLAFFQVENLSDRLLKTNAAYRRFVPEEFLKFLNHKEITSVKLGDQVRKEMSIFFSDIRSFTALSEAMSPEENFKFLNSYLKRAGKPIQKFNGFIDKFIGDAIMALFPEKPEDAIKAAIETIRMLHSYNAHRIKFNYSPIKVGIGIHTGDIMLGTIGYQERMESTVISDAVNLASRMEGLTKYYGANILISEDVLKGLEDESKFNFRVLDWVQVKGKNKKVTVIEILDGIDEVNLKRYLETKPLFEMAVNSYILKDIEAALNIFKEVISKNPSDKASELYIKRCEYFIKNGIPDDWEGVHIMENK
- a CDS encoding DUF917 family protein gives rise to the protein MKNVITGAAFLGSGGGGSIQAGKALLKECRGKSFTLIHKKEMDDSMLICSLADFGSISSFESGQKAALLSAFSAMKEIAESKYGKKISAIFPIETGPENSIAPVLVSSYTGIPLLDVDSAARAVPALNLLSLARSDSTDICASNEKSELIILKNCSVERAESLLGLISSDKNFASSSSISLYLSPYKKIKNQLIAGSYTRSAKYGKEIRKVKKEKRKVIIKKLKALNAHLLAEGQVIDIQSSISNSLDTMKISISGTDKNLYTILAVNENMILYSSNSNHPIMLAPHSIAYLKNDASPMTNSEIQLKDNILLFAIPAHKKLLKIQNNYSMFLQSMGYFGKKTFTFK
- a CDS encoding TetR/AcrR family transcriptional regulator, producing MGRRKKYNRAELLDEAMKIFRIHGYAGTSTQMLVEKLGVNKFSIYSEFANKQKLFEAALELYFEKIIDIRFSPLESDDAGVEEIQTLLQFYSAALSGPVAGIGCLLCNTAIEFGPEDPGDAGYIEKYFKRISNAFRSALQNASRQGDIPESVSIEQEADFFTSVVLGFFVMIRANASQEMLQRAAAAAVQHLENLRN
- a CDS encoding IS21 family transposase, whose protein sequence is MNQRIKMNKIVEIVRLYELGLSKRSISRNLSISRPVVSEYLQIFRKSNMTYKDLSLMKESEVLDILDSRNLSRKERYQQLSIRFPDYAVQLKRVGVTLQILWEEYTKEVSEPYSYTQFCYHYQTWKNSKEVSMHIEHKYGDKLFVDFTGKKLKIKDPKTNEEREVEVFVSVLGASQLTYVEAVYSQKKEDFIRACENSLQYLGGVVNAIVPDCLKAAVTKSDRYEPEINPELLDFARHYDTVIFPARPYKPKDKALVENAVNIVYTRIFAPLRDQTFLSLSELNEAIQKLLDKHNNLKMQRLNHSRREDFERNEKQLLKPLPAEKYMFKKFAMSTVAVNYHVYLPEDKNYYSVPYRLKGRKTTIIYTQDIVEVFYNNERVALHKRDRAQGKYSTNIDHMPPSHKSYAEWNSEMILSRASLLGVSVRELSSNILNTYKYPEQGYKVCIGIINLGKKYGGKRVNRACEIALEYKQIGYRFIKNILLNGMDAYEQENLSSNDIKHENLRGKVYYNKEEY
- a CDS encoding ATP-binding protein, giving the protein MTNEDTLEKIKIMKLYGMQRIFKSALDMGFNKLSPDEFVASLVDAEWEERYNRKLTRLLATAKFRYKANLESISYDSGRNLDKNMVLKLSSFEWIKRKYNLIISGPTGTGKSYLACAFGNNACLEGYSVLYYNSSKLFNSLRMKKVDGSYNREIDKIKKTDLLILDDFGLEPFDKKTALFLMEIIEDRHGQKSTIITSQYPISSWHDVVNNQTIADAVCDRILHSSYTFTLKGDSMRKLITKGLT